A DNA window from Streptomyces sp. 71268 contains the following coding sequences:
- a CDS encoding GntR family transcriptional regulator — translation MPGARAGAASAVPALPRRFSVREQVLDALRAALLAGELKPDRVYSAPSLADRYGVSATPVREAMQRLASEGAVHIVPNRGFRVARRTPREAAELAEVRALLEVPAILRLARTVPARHWATLRPLADAAALAAAGGDVAGYADADRAFHGAVLGMSGNSQLVRIAAELHRRSQWSTAPTRDRADLVADAAEHAALLSALSAGDAVAAETVIRAHFA, via the coding sequence TTGCCCGGGGCGCGCGCGGGGGCGGCGTCCGCCGTACCCGCCCTGCCGCGCCGGTTCTCGGTGCGCGAACAGGTGTTGGACGCGCTGCGTGCCGCGCTGCTCGCCGGCGAGCTGAAGCCCGACCGGGTCTACTCCGCCCCCTCGCTCGCCGACCGATACGGGGTCTCGGCGACCCCGGTGCGCGAGGCCATGCAGCGGCTCGCCAGCGAGGGCGCCGTGCACATCGTCCCCAACCGTGGCTTCCGGGTCGCCCGGCGTACCCCGCGCGAGGCCGCCGAACTGGCCGAGGTACGGGCCCTGCTCGAGGTGCCGGCGATCCTGCGGCTGGCCCGCACGGTTCCGGCGCGGCACTGGGCGACGCTGCGCCCGCTGGCCGACGCGGCGGCGCTGGCCGCGGCGGGCGGGGACGTGGCCGGCTACGCGGACGCGGACCGGGCCTTCCACGGAGCGGTGCTCGGCATGAGCGGAAACAGCCAACTCGTGCGGATAGCAGCGGAGTTGCACCGCCGCTCCCAGTGGTCGACGGCGCCCACCCGGGACCGCGCCGACCTGGTCGCCGACGCCGCCGAGCACGCGGCGCTGCTGAGCGCCCTGTCGGCGGGCGACGCGGTCGCCGCCGAGACGGTGATCCGCGCGCACTTCGCCTGA
- a CDS encoding ATP-binding protein, with translation MTRQLRRGELTGISDVRRALRELLRQWGGSPEQAHVAELLTSELTTNALVHTDGGAVVRARLPRGTHAQVGGRLRVEVRDFADGMPRPRREAPHAGTSGRGLLLVEAMADTWGVREHGAGKVIWFELGADTPH, from the coding sequence ATGACACGGCAGTTGCGCCGGGGGGAGCTCACGGGGATCTCCGACGTCCGCAGGGCGCTGCGCGAACTGCTGCGCCAGTGGGGCGGCAGCCCGGAGCAGGCCCACGTCGCCGAGCTGTTGACCAGCGAACTGACCACCAACGCCCTGGTGCACACGGACGGCGGCGCCGTCGTCCGGGCCCGCCTGCCGCGCGGCACGCACGCCCAGGTGGGCGGCCGACTGCGGGTCGAGGTCCGGGACTTCGCCGACGGCATGCCCCGACCGCGCCGGGAGGCGCCGCACGCCGGAACGTCCGGGCGGGGGCTGCTGCTCGTGGAGGCGATGGCCGACACCTGGGGCGTGCGCGAACACGGTGCGGGCAAGGTGATCTGGTTCGAGCTGGGGGCGGACACCCCGCACTGA
- a CDS encoding phosphodiester glycosidase family protein codes for MFKVSSRSRSLRPAALAAVLVAALVAPGATAQGAAVSHRAASGVPTAEVARGWGGVPKPVAGWERDRLAPGADLYQGVIAGKPGADHWTVTVRGAGGAHLLSKAAADTLAGQLRTAGFEPRAERVSWPRGADRVGLLGVRTRVGTFGGQNQADAQRKALAAAGFDAVSEWTGGDGAPGTGLAQVKVAVIDPARFDGKLGGTYGTHVAGRENVSDMAARSRALLAVNAGFFVMESRDGVPGAAAGIAAYDGELQSAATNGRVAMVLRGDGLRPEFRHLSTDLRVRAGDASAVIDGVNRVPGKIRNCGGTGGDLPTERPSHDVTCTDPDEIVRFTDELGAATPAGEGVEAVLDRSGRVVELRPRGGAVPAGGSVFAGIGEGEGWLREHAAVGQRLTVQEKITDERGRQVRLGSGDDIVSGGPRLVRDGQVAVDFAADGIDRPDEPSFAYTWGLKRNPRTAVGVDARGRLIVVTTAGRQPGYSDGLGLHEMAQFMRSLGARQAMNLDGGGSSAMAVNGKLITMPSDASGERAVGDALVLTRQAR; via the coding sequence GTGTTCAAGGTGTCCAGCCGTTCTCGATCGCTGCGGCCTGCCGCGCTGGCGGCGGTGCTCGTCGCGGCGCTCGTGGCGCCCGGCGCCACCGCCCAGGGCGCCGCCGTGTCCCACCGCGCCGCGTCCGGGGTGCCCACCGCGGAGGTGGCCCGTGGATGGGGCGGCGTGCCCAAGCCGGTGGCTGGTTGGGAACGGGACCGGCTGGCTCCCGGGGCCGACCTCTACCAGGGCGTCATCGCCGGCAAACCGGGCGCCGACCACTGGACGGTCACCGTGCGTGGCGCGGGCGGCGCCCACCTGCTGTCGAAGGCGGCGGCCGACACCCTGGCCGGCCAGTTGCGCACGGCGGGCTTCGAGCCCCGCGCGGAGCGCGTGAGCTGGCCGCGCGGCGCCGACCGCGTCGGACTGCTCGGCGTACGCACCCGGGTGGGCACCTTCGGCGGCCAGAACCAGGCCGACGCGCAGCGCAAGGCCCTGGCGGCGGCCGGCTTCGACGCGGTCAGCGAGTGGACCGGCGGCGACGGCGCGCCCGGTACCGGGCTGGCACAGGTGAAGGTGGCCGTCATCGACCCGGCCCGCTTCGACGGGAAGCTCGGTGGCACCTACGGCACCCACGTGGCGGGGCGCGAGAACGTCAGTGACATGGCGGCCCGCTCCCGCGCGCTGCTCGCCGTGAACGCCGGCTTCTTCGTGATGGAGAGCCGCGACGGGGTGCCGGGCGCGGCGGCGGGCATCGCCGCATACGACGGCGAGTTGCAGAGCGCCGCCACCAACGGCCGGGTGGCGATGGTGCTGCGCGGCGACGGCCTGCGCCCCGAGTTCCGCCACCTGAGCACCGACCTGCGGGTGCGCGCCGGTGACGCGTCCGCGGTCATCGACGGTGTCAACCGCGTCCCCGGCAAGATCCGCAACTGCGGCGGCACCGGCGGCGACCTGCCCACCGAGCGTCCGTCGCACGACGTGACGTGCACCGACCCGGACGAGATCGTGCGGTTCACCGACGAACTCGGCGCGGCCACCCCGGCGGGTGAGGGCGTGGAGGCCGTACTCGACCGCTCGGGCCGGGTGGTGGAACTGCGCCCGCGCGGCGGCGCGGTGCCCGCGGGCGGCAGCGTGTTCGCCGGCATCGGCGAGGGGGAGGGGTGGCTGCGCGAGCACGCGGCGGTCGGCCAGCGGCTGACCGTACAGGAGAAGATCACCGACGAGCGCGGCCGACAGGTGCGCCTCGGCTCCGGCGACGACATCGTCAGCGGCGGGCCGCGGTTGGTGCGGGACGGCCAGGTGGCCGTCGACTTCGCGGCGGACGGCATCGACCGCCCGGACGAGCCGTCGTTCGCGTACACCTGGGGCCTCAAGCGCAACCCGCGTACGGCGGTCGGCGTGGACGCCCGCGGCCGGCTGATCGTGGTGACCACGGCCGGTCGCCAGCCCGGCTACAGCGACGGCCTCGGCCTGCACGAGATGGCCCAGTTCATGCGGTCGCTGGGGGCCCGACAGGCGATGAACCTGGACGGCGGCGGCTCGTCGGCCATGGCGGTGAACGGCAAGCTCATCACCATGCCATCGGACGCGAGCGGCGAGCGCGCGGTGGGCGACGCGCTGGTACTCACGCGCCAGGCGCGCTGA
- a CDS encoding IS110 family transposase produces MDDIDDVGVFLGLDVGKSAHHGHGLTPAGKKVFDKQLPNSEPKLRAVFDKLAAKFGTVLVIVDQPASIGALPLTVARDAGCKVAYLPGLSMRRIADLYPGEAKTDARDAAVIADAARTMPHTLRSLQPTDEITAELTVLVGFDQDLAAEATRTSNRIRGLLTQFHPSLERVLGPRLDHPAVTWLLERHGSPSALRKAGRRRLVEVIRPKAPRMAQRLIDEIFDALDEQSVVVPGTGTLDVVIPSLARSLAAVHEQRRALETQIAQLLEAHPLSAVLTSIPGVAVRTAATLLVTVGDGTSFPSAAHLASYAGLAPTTKSSGTSVHGEHAPRGGNRQLKRAMFLSAFAALHDPASRTYYDRCRARGKTHTQALLRLARQRINVLFAMLRDGTFYEPKTPRTA; encoded by the coding sequence TTGGACGACATCGACGACGTGGGCGTCTTTCTCGGCCTGGACGTCGGCAAGAGCGCCCACCACGGGCACGGGCTGACCCCGGCCGGCAAGAAGGTCTTCGACAAGCAGTTGCCCAACAGCGAACCGAAGCTGCGGGCCGTCTTCGACAAGCTGGCCGCGAAGTTCGGCACCGTACTGGTGATCGTCGACCAGCCCGCCTCGATCGGAGCCCTGCCTTTGACGGTCGCCCGGGACGCCGGCTGCAAGGTCGCCTACCTGCCCGGACTCTCGATGCGGCGGATCGCCGACCTCTACCCGGGCGAGGCGAAGACCGACGCCCGCGACGCGGCCGTGATCGCTGACGCCGCGAGGACGATGCCGCACACCCTGCGCTCGCTGCAACCGACCGACGAGATCACCGCCGAGCTGACCGTGCTGGTGGGCTTCGACCAGGACCTGGCGGCCGAGGCCACCCGCACCTCCAACCGGATACGCGGCCTGCTCACCCAGTTCCACCCCAGCCTGGAACGGGTACTCGGCCCGCGCCTGGACCACCCGGCCGTGACCTGGCTGCTGGAACGCCACGGATCTCCATCCGCCCTGCGAAAGGCCGGTCGCCGCAGGCTCGTTGAAGTCATCCGGCCCAAGGCCCCGCGCATGGCTCAGCGACTGATCGACGAGATCTTCGACGCGCTCGACGAGCAGAGCGTCGTCGTCCCCGGGACCGGCACGCTCGACGTCGTGATCCCATCGCTGGCCCGCTCGCTCGCGGCCGTCCACGAACAGCGACGAGCTCTGGAAACACAGATCGCACAGCTGCTGGAGGCCCACCCTCTTTCCGCGGTCCTGACCTCGATTCCGGGGGTCGCGGTCAGGACCGCCGCCACTTTGCTGGTCACCGTCGGCGACGGCACCAGCTTCCCCAGCGCCGCCCACCTCGCCTCCTACGCCGGCCTGGCACCCACGACGAAGTCCTCGGGGACCTCGGTCCACGGCGAACATGCGCCCAGAGGCGGCAACCGGCAGCTCAAACGGGCGATGTTCCTGTCCGCCTTCGCGGCCCTGCACGATCCCGCCTCCCGCACCTACTACGACCGCTGCCGGGCCCGAGGCAAGACCCACACCCAAGCCCTCCTCCGCCTGGCCCGCCAGCGGATCAACGTGCTGTTTGCGATGCTCCGCGACGGCACCTTCTACGAACCCAAAACCCCACGCACCGCTTGA
- a CDS encoding protein phosphatase 2C domain-containing protein has product MPSPTTPPNALRTSDEPAAPATGTSRETTTHHHPAAHPDAAPGPRSDAAPGARTDPGTQTTAAPDADDGDTAAAPDVSADDTPDVVPTGAEPTSAEPSGVPAGDPPTRDVPTTGLPTRRAPARGTPPADVPTRELPTRDLPSRQVPPRQASPRDGSPPDVPSSSRTAPTRDVPATAPGPADPWSSPDEHPATTELRRPSAPHRGRPNGPVADRPGVAATSPGSATAWGGTGEAPVAGAEGAGAGAAQQPAGRSGARPFRSGQPRAEGEFIGARPPTYAAEPTALPQADAADLDALVPDTTLDGASYGPLTLRAVSSRGDSARFRGEPRRDALLTARFGSGDEALLLVAVASGVRAAPLAHRAARELCASIGGAIGRSHVRLADDVHSGRRAALKSGLQRLTDRAYVRLRAHAHELGLDPTAYTASLRCLLLPVAPDCRTRVFFGVGDGGLFRLRDGAWQDVEPAAVPPAAPTGPAAADGGPAPDGSGQAPSAAGPAADQRPVADPRIAVGLPLTGEPAGAEPGAGGGGAGESRAAPGGPGAEPTGAAATGAAVEPFRFQAAVARPGDALLLCSPGLAEPFTGQPALAEALRERWSQGEPPGLAAYLADVRLRVKGYADDRTAVTVWEA; this is encoded by the coding sequence ATGCCGAGCCCCACGACGCCACCCAACGCGCTGCGTACCTCCGACGAGCCCGCCGCCCCGGCCACCGGCACCTCCCGCGAGACCACGACCCACCACCACCCCGCCGCCCACCCGGACGCCGCCCCCGGGCCCCGCTCCGACGCCGCCCCCGGCGCACGTACGGACCCGGGTACGCAGACCACCGCTGCCCCCGACGCCGACGACGGCGATACCGCCGCCGCCCCAGACGTCAGCGCCGACGACACGCCCGACGTCGTACCGACCGGCGCCGAACCCACCAGCGCCGAACCCAGCGGCGTACCCGCCGGCGACCCACCGACCCGCGACGTACCGACCACCGGCCTACCGACCCGCCGCGCGCCGGCCCGTGGCACACCGCCCGCCGACGTACCGACCCGGGAACTGCCGACGCGGGACCTGCCCTCCCGCCAGGTGCCGCCCCGTCAGGCGTCGCCGCGCGACGGGTCGCCCCCCGACGTGCCGTCGTCGTCCCGCACCGCGCCGACCCGCGACGTACCCGCCACGGCCCCCGGCCCCGCCGACCCGTGGAGTTCGCCCGACGAGCACCCGGCCACGACCGAGTTGCGCCGCCCCAGCGCTCCGCACCGGGGTCGTCCGAACGGCCCCGTGGCGGACCGGCCAGGGGTGGCCGCCACCTCGCCGGGGTCCGCCACCGCGTGGGGCGGAACCGGTGAGGCGCCCGTGGCGGGTGCCGAGGGGGCGGGTGCCGGGGCCGCGCAGCAGCCGGCCGGCCGGTCCGGGGCGCGGCCGTTCCGCAGCGGTCAGCCGCGCGCCGAGGGGGAGTTCATCGGGGCCCGCCCGCCGACGTACGCGGCCGAGCCGACCGCGCTGCCGCAGGCCGACGCCGCGGACCTCGACGCCCTGGTGCCCGACACCACGTTGGACGGGGCCAGCTACGGCCCGCTCACGCTGCGCGCCGTCTCCTCGCGCGGTGACTCGGCCCGCTTCCGTGGGGAGCCCCGCCGCGACGCGCTGCTCACCGCGCGCTTCGGCAGCGGGGACGAGGCGCTGTTGCTGGTTGCCGTGGCCAGCGGGGTCAGGGCCGCGCCGCTCGCACATCGGGCGGCCCGCGAACTGTGCGCCTCGATCGGCGGGGCGATCGGGCGCAGCCACGTCCGGCTCGCCGACGACGTGCACAGCGGGCGCCGCGCGGCGCTGAAGTCGGGGCTGCAACGGCTCACCGACCGGGCCTACGTCCGGCTGCGCGCGCACGCCCACGAACTGGGTCTCGACCCGACGGCGTACACGGCGTCGCTGCGCTGCCTGCTGCTGCCGGTCGCCCCCGACTGCCGTACCCGGGTCTTCTTCGGCGTCGGCGACGGCGGGCTGTTCCGGCTGCGGGACGGCGCCTGGCAGGACGTGGAGCCGGCTGCCGTCCCCCCGGCGGCACCGACCGGCCCCGCCGCCGCCGACGGCGGCCCCGCCCCCGACGGCAGCGGCCAGGCCCCGTCCGCCGCCGGCCCCGCCGCCGACCAGCGGCCGGTGGCCGACCCGCGGATCGCGGTGGGCCTGCCCCTGACCGGTGAGCCCGCAGGCGCCGAGCCGGGGGCGGGCGGTGGCGGCGCCGGCGAGTCGCGTGCCGCACCGGGCGGGCCCGGCGCGGAGCCGACCGGGGCGGCGGCCACGGGCGCCGCCGTCGAACCGTTCCGGTTCCAGGCGGCCGTCGCCCGGCCGGGCGACGCGCTGCTGCTGTGCAGCCCGGGCCTGGCGGAGCCGTTCACCGGGCAGCCGGCGCTCGCGGAGGCGCTGCGCGAGCGGTGGTCGCAGGGGGAGCCACCCGGACTCGCGGCCTACCTGGCTGACGTACGGCTGCGGGTGAAGGGCTACGCCGACGACCGTACGGCGGTCACCGTCTGGGAGGCGTAA
- a CDS encoding DUF2637 domain-containing protein, with product MRMTDISLDWALPVAVAVVGVAVAVTLKTRGQKVAAKEAAAPADSWERSEERRRRKEAIYGSASYLLLFCCAAVAAALSFHGLVGFGRQNLNLHGGWEYLVPFGLDGAAMFCSVLAVREASHGDAALGSRLLVWTFAGAAAWFNWVHAPRGMGHAGAPHFFAGMSLSAAVLFDRALKQTRRAALREQGLVPRPLPQIRIVRWLRAPRETFAAWSLMLLEGVRTLDEAVEEVREDRRQKDQERQRRRDQDKLDRARIRAYNRQHRMWGRRGGRQVDAGGGLPAPAGQLSSESAISDPTGAERPGNLPVLSRPALQPVTSTEKEGSAAASGRPRTVDLTAEDDTLTIPRLDSLEEKLAEIERQFG from the coding sequence ATGAGAATGACCGACATATCGCTTGATTGGGCGCTTCCGGTCGCCGTGGCCGTCGTCGGGGTCGCGGTAGCGGTGACGTTGAAGACGCGCGGTCAGAAGGTCGCCGCCAAGGAAGCCGCCGCACCCGCCGACTCCTGGGAGCGCAGCGAGGAGCGGCGGCGACGCAAGGAAGCCATCTACGGCAGCGCCTCGTACCTGCTGCTGTTCTGCTGTGCGGCCGTGGCCGCGGCGCTGTCCTTCCACGGCCTGGTGGGCTTCGGGCGGCAGAACCTGAACCTGCACGGCGGCTGGGAGTACCTGGTCCCGTTCGGGCTCGACGGCGCGGCCATGTTCTGCTCGGTGCTGGCGGTGCGCGAGGCGAGTCACGGCGACGCCGCGCTCGGCTCCCGCCTGCTGGTGTGGACCTTCGCGGGCGCCGCCGCCTGGTTCAACTGGGTGCACGCCCCGCGGGGCATGGGCCACGCGGGCGCCCCGCACTTCTTCGCGGGCATGTCGCTGTCGGCGGCCGTGCTCTTCGACCGCGCGCTGAAGCAGACCCGCCGGGCCGCCCTGCGCGAGCAGGGTCTGGTGCCGCGCCCGCTGCCGCAGATCCGGATCGTGCGCTGGCTGCGGGCGCCCCGCGAGACGTTCGCCGCCTGGTCGCTGATGCTGCTTGAGGGCGTGCGGACGCTGGACGAGGCCGTGGAGGAGGTCCGCGAGGACCGGCGGCAGAAGGACCAGGAGCGCCAGCGCCGGCGCGATCAGGACAAGTTGGACCGCGCCCGCATACGGGCCTACAACCGGCAGCACCGGATGTGGGGCCGACGCGGTGGGCGGCAGGTGGACGCCGGCGGCGGCCTGCCGGCGCCGGCCGGGCAGTTGAGTTCGGAGAGTGCCATATCCGACCCGACCGGAGCCGAACGGCCGGGAAATCTGCCCGTGCTCTCCCGGCCGGCGCTCCAGCCGGTCACCAGCACCGAGAAGGAGGGCAGCGCGGCGGCCTCTGGCCGCCCGCGTACCGTTGACCTGACCGCCGAGGACGACACGCTCACGATCCCGCGCCTCGACTCCCTGGAGGAGAAGCTCGCGGAGATCGAGCGCCAGTTCGGCTGA
- a CDS encoding (2Fe-2S)-binding protein encodes MSVVPSPPSPPSAPGPLLAAYERLSAVYPALTITDEDPRTGDGWVTAAELATGGPALDAFLAWDDAQVLRDYGQRGRPEVVASFGLHRYAWPACLLITIPWLLQRRVPRAPVDRVSFQRTLGRMTVRPTTFACLPGDPAAAAPDARVVPDEAALRAEVRSAVAEHLGPVLEGFRPRMRRGSRALWGMVTDEVVEGLWHIGHLLGEEERALTAASQLLPGATAPYVGGAGFRALTGPAGEPLRTRDRASCCLFYTLRPEDTCVTCPRTGDAERVRRMTAA; translated from the coding sequence ATGTCCGTGGTGCCCTCCCCTCCGTCCCCACCCTCCGCGCCCGGGCCGCTGCTGGCGGCGTACGAGCGACTCAGCGCCGTCTACCCCGCGCTGACCATCACCGACGAGGACCCGCGCACCGGCGACGGCTGGGTCACCGCGGCCGAGCTGGCCACGGGCGGCCCTGCCCTCGACGCCTTCCTGGCCTGGGACGACGCGCAGGTGCTGCGGGACTACGGGCAGCGCGGCCGGCCCGAGGTCGTCGCCAGCTTCGGCCTGCACCGCTACGCCTGGCCGGCCTGCCTGTTGATCACCATCCCGTGGCTGCTCCAACGACGGGTGCCCCGGGCCCCGGTGGACCGGGTCTCCTTCCAGCGCACGCTGGGCCGCATGACGGTGCGCCCTACGACCTTCGCCTGCCTGCCGGGCGACCCGGCGGCCGCCGCGCCCGACGCCCGGGTGGTGCCGGACGAGGCGGCGCTGCGCGCCGAGGTGCGGTCCGCCGTCGCCGAGCACCTCGGGCCGGTACTCGAAGGCTTCCGGCCACGCATGCGGCGCGGTTCGCGCGCGCTGTGGGGGATGGTGACGGACGAGGTCGTCGAGGGCCTGTGGCACATCGGGCACCTGCTCGGCGAGGAGGAACGGGCGCTGACCGCGGCCAGCCAACTGCTGCCCGGCGCCACCGCCCCCTACGTCGGCGGCGCCGGGTTCCGCGCGCTGACCGGCCCCGCGGGCGAGCCGCTGCGCACCAGGGACCGGGCGAGCTGCTGCCTCTTCTACACGCTGCGCCCCGAGGACACCTGCGTGACGTGCCCGCGCACCGGCGACGCGGAGCGCGTACGGCGCATGACGGCGGCCTGA
- a CDS encoding pyruvate dehydrogenase, whose protein sequence is MAKQTVAEQFVDILVRAGVQRLYGVVGDSLNPVIDAIRRTPGIDWVQVRHEEAAAFAAGAEAQLTGSLAACAGSCGPGNVHLINGLYDAHRSMAPVLALAAQIPSSEIGTSYFQETHPDQLFRECSHYSELISNSRQMPRVLQTAVQHAIGRGGVSVVSLPGDVAGETAPERAVEHALVTSRPSVRPGDAEIAELARLVDDAKRVTLFCGSGTAGAHDEVMAFAERVKAPVGHALRGKEWIQYDNPYDVGMSGLLGYGAAYEATHECDLLILLGTDFPYNAFLPDDVKIVQVDVRPEHLGRRSTLALAVWGDVRETLRCLTPQVRVKKDRKFLDRMLRKHADALEGVVKAYTRKVDKHIPIHPEYVASVLDEEAADDAVFTVDTGMCNVWAARYLTPNGRRRVIGSFSHGSMANALPQAIGAQFLDRKRQVVSMSGDGGFAMLMGDFLTLVQYDLPVKIVLFNNSSLGMVELEMLVAGLPAYGTSNNNPDFAQIARAAGAYGVRVEKPKHLRGALRDAFAHKGPALVDVVTDANALSIPPKIRAEMVTGFALSASKIVLDGGVGKMVQMARSNLRNLPRP, encoded by the coding sequence ATGGCGAAGCAGACCGTGGCGGAGCAGTTTGTGGACATCCTGGTGCGAGCCGGGGTGCAGCGGCTGTACGGGGTGGTGGGCGACAGCCTCAACCCGGTCATCGACGCCATTCGCCGCACCCCGGGCATCGACTGGGTTCAGGTCCGGCACGAGGAGGCAGCCGCCTTCGCGGCCGGCGCCGAGGCCCAGCTCACCGGGTCGCTCGCGGCCTGCGCCGGCTCCTGCGGGCCCGGCAACGTGCACCTGATCAACGGCCTCTACGACGCGCACCGCTCCATGGCGCCCGTGCTCGCCCTGGCGGCGCAGATCCCCAGCAGCGAGATCGGCACCAGCTACTTCCAGGAGACCCACCCCGACCAGCTTTTCCGCGAGTGCAGCCACTACAGCGAGCTGATCTCCAACTCCCGGCAGATGCCCCGGGTGCTCCAGACCGCCGTGCAGCACGCGATCGGTCGCGGCGGCGTCAGCGTGGTGTCGCTGCCCGGCGACGTGGCCGGCGAGACGGCCCCCGAGCGCGCGGTCGAGCACGCCCTGGTGACCTCGCGGCCCTCCGTACGCCCCGGCGACGCCGAGATCGCCGAGCTGGCCCGCCTGGTGGACGACGCGAAGCGGGTGACGCTGTTCTGCGGCAGCGGCACGGCGGGCGCGCACGACGAGGTGATGGCGTTCGCGGAGCGGGTCAAGGCCCCGGTGGGGCACGCGCTGCGCGGCAAGGAGTGGATCCAGTACGACAACCCGTACGACGTCGGCATGAGCGGGCTGCTCGGCTACGGCGCCGCGTACGAGGCGACGCACGAGTGCGACCTGCTGATCCTGTTGGGCACCGACTTCCCGTACAACGCCTTCCTGCCGGACGACGTGAAGATCGTGCAGGTGGACGTCCGGCCCGAGCACCTGGGGCGGCGTTCCACGCTGGCGCTGGCGGTCTGGGGCGACGTGCGTGAGACGTTGCGCTGTCTGACGCCCCAGGTGCGGGTGAAGAAGGACCGCAAGTTCCTCGACCGGATGCTCCGCAAGCACGCGGACGCACTGGAAGGGGTCGTCAAGGCGTACACCCGCAAGGTAGACAAGCACATTCCCATCCATCCGGAATACGTCGCATCGGTGCTAGACGAGGAGGCGGCCGACGACGCGGTCTTCACGGTCGATACGGGGATGTGCAACGTCTGGGCGGCCCGCTACCTCACGCCCAACGGTCGGCGCCGGGTGATCGGTTCGTTCTCGCACGGGTCGATGGCCAACGCCTTGCCGCAGGCGATCGGCGCGCAGTTCCTCGACCGGAAGCGGCAGGTCGTCTCCATGTCGGGCGACGGCGGGTTCGCCATGCTGATGGGCGATTTCCTCACCCTGGTCCAGTACGACCTGCCGGTGAAGATCGTGTTGTTCAACAACTCCTCGCTGGGCATGGTCGAGCTGGAGATGCTGGTGGCGGGCCTACCGGCATATGGCACAAGCAACAACAACCCGGACTTCGCCCAGATCGCTCGCGCGGCGGGCGCCTACGGGGTGCGGGTGGAGAAGCCCAAACACCTGCGCGGGGCGCTGCGGGACGCCTTCGCGCACAAGGGGCCGGCGCTCGTGGACGTCGTCACGGACGCCAACGCGCTGTCGATCCCGCCGAAGATCCGCGCGGAGATGGTGACCGGGTTCGCGCTCTCCGCGAGCAAGATCGTCCTGGATGGCGGGGTGGGGAAGATGGTGCAGATGGCCCGCTCAAACCTGCGCAACCTCCCTCGTCCCTGA